One genomic segment of Brassica napus cultivar Da-Ae chromosome A3, Da-Ae, whole genome shotgun sequence includes these proteins:
- the LOC106405872 gene encoding peptide methionine sulfoxide reductase A2-like produces MDPSIAQEESKLLNTPTTDPSPIAQEEPQLVDQPVIVPSPIAQEPDNDVPAPGSQFAEFAAGCFWGLELAFQRIPGVTKTEVGYTHGISHNPSYEVVRTNKTNHAEVVRVQYDPNECSYETLLDLFWSRHDPTTLNRQGELVGAQYRSGIYFYTPEQEKLAHQSLENQQTKLEKKIVTEILPAKKFYKAEEYHQHYLAKGGMYGNAQSPAKSCKDPIRCYG; encoded by the exons ATGGATCCTTCTATAGCTCAAGAAGAGTCCAAGTTATTAAATACACCTACAACAGATCCTTCTCCTATAGCTCAAGAAGAGCCTCAGTTAGTAGATCAACCTGTTATTGTTCCTTCTCCGATAGCACAGGAGCCTGACAACGATGTACCGGCACCGGGAAGCCAGTTTGCTGAGTTCGCCGCTGGATGTTTCTGGGGACTGGAGCTTGCTTTCCAGAGGATCCCTGGCGTGACTAAGACTGAGGTTGGGTACACTCATGGGATCTCTCACAATCCTTCATACGAGGTTGTCCGCACGAACAAAACGAACCATGCAGAGGTTGTAAGGGTTCAGTATGATCCCAATGAGTGCAGCTATGAGACCCTGCTTGATTTGTTCTGGTCTAGGCATGATCCCACCACCTTAAATCGCCag GGAGAGCTTGTGGGAGCTCAATACCGATCAGGGATATACTTCTATACACCAGAGCAAGAGAAACTTGCACATCAATCTCTTGAGAATCAGCAGACAAAACTTGAGAAGAAGATTGTGACTGAGATCTTACCAGCAAAGAAGTTCTACAAAGCTGAAGAATACCATCAGCACTATCTAGCTAAAGGTGGCATGTATGGCAATGCGCAATCTCCTGCAAAGAGCTGCAAGGACCCTATCCGCTGCTACGGCTAA
- the LOC106429326 gene encoding peptide methionine sulfoxide reductase A3-like, which produces MNLSAITQGNDNDVPAPGNEFAQFAAGCFWGVELAFQRVSGVTHTEVGYTQGFLHNPSYEDVCTNTTNHAEVVRVQYDPKECNFESLLDVFWSRHDPTTLNRQGKDVGTQYRSGIYFYTPEQEKQAAVSMERHQKQMESKIMTEILPAKKFYRAEEYHQQYLSKGGQSCSGIACNSPLMCSAAMA; this is translated from the exons ATGAATCTTTCTGCTATCACTCAGGGAAACGATAATGACGTTCCGGCGCCGGGAAATGAGTTTGCACAGTTCGCCGCTGGATGCTTCTGGGGCGTGGAGCTGGCGTTTCAGAGAGTCTCCGGTGTGACTCATACGGAGGTTGGATACACCCAAGGGTTCCTCCACAATCCTTCATACGAGGATGTCTGCACGAACACAACGAACCATGCAGAGGTTGTCAGGGTTCAGTATGATCCCAAAGAGTGCAACTTTGAGTCTCTGCTTGATGTCTTCTGGTCTAGACATGACCCCACCACCTTGAATCGCCAG GGAAAAGATGTTGGAACCCAATACAGATCAGGGATATACTTCTACACACCTGAGCAGGAGAAACAAGCGGCGGTGTCAATGGAACGTCACCAGAAACAAATGGAGAGTAAGATCATGACTGAGATTCTACCAGCTAAGAAATTCTATAGAGCTGAGGAGTATCATCAGCAGTACCTGTCAAAGGGTGGGCAGTCCTGCAGTGGCATAGCCTGTAACAGTCCACTCATGTGCAGCGCTGCTATGGCTTAA
- the LOC106429334 gene encoding peptide methionine sulfoxide reductase A3-like yields the protein MNLSAITQGNDNDVPAPGNEFAQFAAGCFWGVELAFQRVSGVNHTEVGYTQGFLHNPSYEDVCTNTTNHAEVVRVQYDPKECNFESLLDVFWSRHDPTTLNRQGKDVGTQYRSGIYFYTPEQEKLAVESMERHQKQMESKIMTEILPAKKFYRAEEYHQQYLSKGGQSCGIACNSPLMCSAATA from the exons ATGAATCTTTCTGCTATCACTCAGGGAAACGACAATGACGTTCCGGCGCCGGGAAATGAGTTTGCACAGTTCGCCGCTGGATGCTTCTGGGGCGTGGAGCTGGCGTTTCAGAGAGTCTCCGGTGTGAATCATACGGAGGTTGGATACACCCAAGGGTTCCTCCACAATCCTTCATACGAGGATGTCTGCACGAACACAACGAACCATGCAGAGGTTGTCAGGGTTCAGTATGATCCCAAAGAGTGCAACTTTGAGTCTCTGCTTGATGTCTTCTGGTCTAGACATGACCCCACCACCTTGAATCGCCAG GGAAAAGATGTGGGAACCCAATACAGATCAGGGATATACTTCTACACACCTGAGCAGGAGAAACTAGCGGTGGAGTCAATGGAACGTCACCAGAAACAAATGGAGAGTAAAATCATGACTGAGATTCTACCAGCTAAGAAATTCTACAGAGCTGAGGAGTATCATCAGCAGTACCTGTCAAAGGGTGGGCAGTCCTGTGGCATAGCCTGCAACAGTCCACTCATGTGCAGCGCTGCTACGGCTTAA
- the LOC106405868 gene encoding glutamate dehydrogenase 2-like, whose translation MNALAATNRNFRHASRILGLDSKIEKSLMIPFREIKVECTIPKDDGTLVSYIGFRVQHDNSRGPMKGGIRYHPEVDPDEVNALAQLMTWKTAVADIPYGGAKGGIGCSPRDLSLSELERLTRVFTQKIHDLIGIHTDVPAPDMGTNAQTMAWILDEYSKFHGHSPAVVTGKPIDLGGSLGREAATGRGVVYATEALLAEYGKSIQGLTFVVQGFGNVGTWAAKLIHEKGGKVVAVSDITGAVRNPEGIDINALLKHKEATGSLNEFTGGDAMDSDELLLHECDVLIPCALGGVLNKENAADVKAKFIVEAANHPTDPDADEILSKKGVIILPDIYANAGGVTVSYFEWVQNIQGFMWEEEKVNLELQKYMTRAFHNIKTMCHTHSCNLRMGAFTLGVSRVARATQLRGWEA comes from the exons ATGAATGCTCTAGCCGCAACCAACAGAAACTTCCGCCACGCATCGCGAATCCTCGGCCTGGATTCGAAGATCGAGAAGAGTCTCATGATCCCATTCCGAGAAATCAAGGTCGAATGCACGATCCCCAAAGACGACGGCACCCTCGTCTCCTACATCGGATTCAGGGTCCAGCACGACAATTCTCGCGGACCCATGAAGGGAGGAATCAGATATCACCCCGAG gTGGATCCTGATGAAGTGAACGCGTTAGCTCAGCTGATGACGTGGAAGACAGCTGTCGCGGACATTCCGTACGGTGGAGCTAAAGGTGGGATCGGGTGCAGCCCTCGGGACTTGAGCTTGAGCGAGCTCGAGCGTCTTACACGTGTCTTCACGCAGAAGATCCATGATCTTATTGGTATTCACACTGATGTCCCTGCTCCTGACATGGGGACCAACGCTCAGACCATGGCTTGGATTCTTGATGAGTACTCCAAGTTTCATGGGCATTCCCCTGCTGTTGTCACCGGCAAGCCCATT GATCTTGGTGGTTCGCTTGGTAGAGAAGCTGCTACAGGACGTGGTGTGGTCTATGCCACTGAAGCTCTTCTTGCTGAGTATGGCAAATCGATTCAGGGATTGACATTTGTTGTTCag GGTTTTGGGAATGTTGGAACATGGGCAGCTAAGCTGATCCATGAGAAAGGTGGGAAAGTGGTTGCTGTGAGTGACATTACAGGTGCAGTCAGAAACCCTGAAGGTATCGACATCAACGCTCTTCTGAAACACAAAGAGGCAACTGGAAGTCTCAATGAGTTCACTGGCGGAGATGCTATGGACTCGGACGAACTGTTGCTTCATGAGTGTGATGTTCTCATTCCTTGTGCTCTTGGTGGTGTCCTGAACAA GGAGAATGCTGCAGATGTGAAGGCTAAGTTCATTGTAGAGGCAGCTAACCATCCAACTGATCCAGATGCTGATGAG ATTCTGTCGAAGAAAGGAGTGATTATACTACCAGATATATACGCAAACGCAGGAGGAGTGACTGTGAGTTACTTTGAGTGGGTTCAGAACATTCAAGGGTTCATGTGGGAAGAGGAGAAAGTGAATCTAGAGCTACAAAAGTACATGACTCGAGCCTTTCACAACATCAAGACAATGTGCCATACTCATTCCTGCAACCTCCGTATGGGTGCTTTCACCCTTGGAGTTAGCCGTGTCGCTCGAGCCACCCAGTTGCGTGGTTGGGAAGCGTAG
- the LOC125593009 gene encoding peptide methionine sulfoxide reductase A3-like produces MNLSSITQGNDNDAPAPGNEFAQFAAGCFWGVELAFQRVSGVTHTEVGYTQGFLHNPSYEDICTNTTNHAEVVRVQYDPKECNFESLLDVFWSRHDPTTLNRQGKDVGTQYRSGIYFYTPEQEKQAAESMERHQQQMESKIMTEILPAKKFYRAEEYHQQYLSKGGQSCGIACNSPLMCSAATA; encoded by the exons ATGAATCTTTCTTCTATCACTCAGGGAAACGACAATGACGCTCCGGCGCCGGGAAATGAGTTTGCACAGTTCGCCGCTGGATGCTTCTGGGGCGTGGAGCTGGCGTTTCAGAGAGTCTCCGGTGTGACTCATACGGAGGTTGGATACACCCAAGGGTTCCTCCACAATCCTTCATACGAGGATATCTGCACGAACACAACGAACCATGCAGAGGTTGTCAGGGTTCAGTATGATCCCAAAGAGTGCAACTTTGAGTCTCTGCTTGATGTCTTCTGGTCTAGACATGACCCCACCACCTTGAATCGCCAG GGAAAAGATGTGGGAACCCAATACAGATCAGGGATATACTTCTACACACCTGAGCAGGAGAAACAAGCGGCAGAGTCAATGGAACGTCACCAGCAACAAATGGAGAGTAAGATCATGACTGAGATTCTACCAGCTAAGAAATTCTACAGAGCTGAGGAGTATCATCAGCAGTACCTGTCAAAGGGTGGACAGTCCTGTGGCATAGCCTGTAATAGTCCACTCATGTGCAGCGCTGCTACGGCTTAA
- the LOC106429355 gene encoding ribonuclease TUDOR 1 — MASATENQWLKGRVKAVTSGDCLVITTLVHNRPGAPPEKAITLSCLMAPKMARRGGKDEPFAWESKEFLRKLCIGKEISFRVEYKVEALAGREFGSVFLGTQNVAKLVVQNGWAKVREPGQQNQGKVDPTYVTELLQLQEQASQEGVGCWSKVPGAAEASIRDLPPSAIGDSAGFDAMGLLAANKGKPMEGIVEQVRDGSSIRVYLLPEFQFVQVFVAGIQSPSMGRRNTNGNVVETVPDESSGDASGESSKAPLTSAQRLAASAAASSVEVSADPFAAEAKYFTEHRVLSRDVRIVLEGVDKFNNLIGSVHYSDGEAVKDLGLELVENGLAKYVEWSANMMEEEAKRKLKAAELKCKKDKVKMWANYVPPATNSKALHDQNFTGKVVEVVSGDCIVVADDAIPYGSPAAERRVNLSSIRCPKMGNPRREEKPAPYAREAREFLRQRLIGKQVIVQMEYSRKVTPAEGAAPTGAGDRIMDFGSVFIPSPAKGDTQEVAASAISGSQPAGVNIAELLLSRGFGNVVRHRDFEERSNHYDALLAAESRALSGKKGIHSAKESPVMHITDLTVAAAKKAKDFLPSLQRIRRIPAVVEYVLSGHRCKLYIPKLTCSIAFAFSGVRCPGRGEPFSDEAISVMRRRIMQRDVEIEVETVDRTGTFLGSMWESRTNVATVLLEAGLAKMQTSFGADRIVEAHILEQAERSAKNQKLKVWENYVEGQEVSNGSTTVETRQKETLKVAVTEVLGGGRFYVQTVGDQRVASIQNQLASLSLKDAPIIGSFNPKRGDIVLAQFSLDNSWNRAMIVSAPRAAVESPDEKFEVFYIDYGNQEIVPYSAIRPVDPSVSSAPGLAQLCRLAYIKVPSLEEDFGPEAGEYLHTITLGSGKEFKAVIEERDASGGKVKGQGTGTELVVTLIAVDDEVSVNAAMLQGGIARMEKRRRFEHKDKKAALDALEKFQEEARKSRTGIWQYGDVESDDEDIAPARKPAGGGRR; from the exons ATGGCGTCAGCGACTGAGAACCAATGGCTCAAAGGAAGAGTGAAGGCTGTTACCTCCGGAGACTGTTTGGTGATCACTACTTTGGTCCACAACAGACCTGGAGCTCCACCGGAAAAGGCTATCACTCTCTCTTGCCTCATGGCACCTAAGATG GCTCGCAGGGGAGGTAAGGATGAGCCTTTTGCATGGGAAAGCAAGGAGTTTCTGAGGAAACTTTGCATAGGAAAG GAAATTTCTTTCAGAGTGGAATACAAAGTTGAAGCCCTTGCTGGAAGAGAATTTGGCTCTGTTTTCCTTGGAACCCAGAATGTTGCAAAGCTTGTTGTTCAAAATGGTTGGGCAAAG GTTAGGGAGCCAGGTCAGCAGAATCAGGGTAAGGTTGATCCCACTTACGTTACAGAGCTGCTTCAGCTCCAAGAGCAGGCTAGTCAAGAAGGAGTTGGTTGCTGGAGCAAG GTCCCTGGTGCTGCTGAGGCATCTATCAGAGACCTTCCTCCTTCTGCCATTGGAGACTCTGCAGGCTTTGACGCCATGGGGCTGTTAGCTGCCAACAAAGGCAAGCCTATGGAAGGCATTGTTGAGCAAGTGCGCGATGGAAGCAGCATCCGTGTTTATCTTCTTCCAGAGTTCCAGTTTGTGCAAGTGTTCGTTGCTGGAATCCAG TCTCCATCAATGGGAAGAAGAAACACAAATGGAAACGTTGTTGAGACGGTTCCAGATGAGTCCAGCGGAGATGCTTCTGGTGAGTCATCAAAAGCTCCTCTAACGTCAGCTCAGAGACTTGCTGCCTCTGCAGCTGCATCGTCTGTGGAGGTTTCTGCTGATCCTTTTGCAGCTGAAGCCAAGTACTTCACTGAGCACCGTGTTCTTAGCAGagat GTTCGGATTGTTCTTGAAGGCGTTGACAAGTTCAACAATCTGATTGGTTCAGTTCATTACTCTGATGGGGAAGCAGTTAAAGACTTGGGGCTAGAGCTCGTTGAAAAT ggTCTTGCTAAATATGTTGAATGGAGTGCAAACATGATGGAGGAGGAAGCCAAGAGAAAGCTGAAAGCTGCTGAGCTGAAATGCAAAAAAGATAAGGTGAAAATGTGGGCTAACTATGTTCCACCAGCTACAAACTCTAAGGCACTTCATGACCAGAACTTTACCGGAAAG GTAGTGGAGGTGGTGAGTGGGGACTGTATTGTAGTTGCTGATGATGCTATCCCATATGGGAGCCCAGCAGCAGAGAGAAGGGTTAATCTTTCGAGTATCAGATGTCCTAAAATGGGTAATCCACGTAGAGAAGAGAAGCCAGCTCCTTATGCTCGTGAAGCAAGAGAGTTCTTGAGACAGAGGCTTATTGGCAAACAG GTTATTGTTCAAATGGAATACTCAAGGAAAGTCACACCAGCAGAAGGTGCTGCCCCAACAGGTGCTGGTGATAGGATAATGGATTTTGGATCAGTGTTCATTCCATCTCCTGCAAAAGGCGATACCCAGGAAGTGGCTGCATCAGCCATCTCTGGCAGCCAGCCAGCTGGAGTGAACATCGCTGAGCTTCTTCTGTCTCGTGGTTTTGGAAATGTGGTTAGACACAGAGACTTTGAAGAGAGATCGAACCATTATGATGCTCTTCTCGCTGCTGAGTCTCGTGCTCTCTCTGGAAAGAAAGGAATCCATTCTGCTAAAGAGTCTCCTGTCATGCACATCACAGACCTAACCGTGGCCGCAGCTAAGAAGGCTAAAGACTTCTTGCCATCGCTGCAAAGAATCAGGAGGATACCAGCTGTTGTGGAATATGTACTAAGTGGACATAGGTGTAAGCTTTATATTCCAAAGCTAACGTGTAGCATTGCCTTTGCGTTCTCTGGTGTTAGATGCCCTGGCCGTGGAGAGCCCTTTTCAGATGAAGCTATCTCTGTAATGAGACGTAGGATCATGCAGAGAGATGTTGAG ATTGAAGTTGAGACGGTGGATAGAACCGGTACATTCTTGGGATCAATGTGGGAGTCCAGGACAAATGTGGCGACTGTTCTGCTTGAAGCTGGCTTAGCCAAAATGCAGACAAGCTTTGGTGCAGACAGGATTGTTGAAGCACATATACTTGAACAAGCAGAGAGATCTGCTAAGAATCAGAAACTGAAG GTTTGGGAGAACTATGTTGAAGGACAAGAAGTCTCAAACGGAAGTACAACCGTTGAGACCAGACAAAAGGAGACTTTGAAGGTTGCTGTTACTGAAGTACTTGGAGGTGGTCGGTTCTATGTTCAAACGGTTGGAGATCAGAGAGTAGCTTCTATTCAGAACCAGCTTGCATCTTTGAGTCTTAAAGATGCTCCAATCATTGGTTCCTTCAACCCTAAGAGAGGTGACATTGTCCTTGCACAGTTTAGCCTTGACAACTCCTGGAACCGTGCAATG ATTGTGAGTGCACCTCGTGCAGCTGTTGAGTCTCCAGATGAGAAGTTTGAAGTGTTCTACATCGATTATGGAAACCAAGAGATTGTCCCTTACAGCGCAATCCGACCAGTTGATCCTTCTGTCTCCTCAGCGCCAGGGCTAGCTCAGCTCTGCAGGCTTGCTTACATTAAGGTACCAAGCTTGGAAGAAGACTTTGGTCCTGAAGCTGGAGAGTATTTGCATACAATAACGCTGGGAAGCGGTAAAGAGTTCAAAGCAGTGATAGAAGAAAGAGACGCATCTGGTGGCAAAGTCAAAGGACAAGGCACTGGAACTGAACTTGTTGTCACTCTCATCGCTGTCGACGATGAGGTCTCGGTTAATGCTGCAATGCTTCAG GGAGGAATAGCGAGGATGGAGAAACGTAGGAGGTTTGAGCACAAGGACAAAAAAGCTGCTCTtgatgctttggagaagttCCAAGAGGAAGCTCGCAAGTCTAGGACTGGAATATGGCAGTACGGTGACGTTGAATCAGATGATGAGGACATTGCTCCGGCTAGAAAGCCTGCCGGTGGTGGTCGCCGGTAA
- the LOC106443037 gene encoding probable pectinesterase 50, translating to MDYISLTIVAFLVAFASPVVLATDTAPIPEDRSQIPQWFQTNVAPYSQRKGTLDPSLEAAETARQVITVNQKGGANFKTINEAIKSIPTGNKNRVVIKLAPGVYNEKVTIDVARPFITLLGQPGSETILTYHGTAAQYGTVESATLIVWSDYFLAANLIIKNTAPMPKPGAQGQALAMRINGDKAAFYSCKFYGFQDTLCDDKGNHFFKDCYIEGTYDFIFGRGASLYLNTQLHAVGDGLRVITAQARQSDTEQNGYTFVHCKITGTGTGIYLGRSWMSHPKVIYAFTEMSSVVNPAGWRENFNRGYDKTVFYGEYKCFGPGSHQEKRVPYTQDVDQNEVRPFLTLGYIKGSTWLLPPPKY from the exons atgGATTACATTTCTCTGACCATAGTTGCATTCCTAGTCGCTTTTGCCTCTCCAGTGGTTCTAGCCACTGATACAGCGCCGATTCCAGAAGACAGGTCCCAAATCCCGCAATGGTTCCAGACAAACGTTGCACCTTATTCCCAGAGAAAGGGAACCCTAGACCCCTCCCTGGAAGCTGCTGAAACAGCACGACAAGTTATCACC GTGAATCAAAAAGGAGGCGCTAACTTTAAGACAATAAACGAAGCGATCAAGAGCATTCCGACTGGAAACAAGAACCGTGTGGTCATCAAGTTGGCTCCAGGTGTATACAATGAAAAGGTCACGATCGACGTGGCGCGACCATTCATTACATTGCTTGGTCAACCTGGTTCAGAAACGATCTTGACTTACCACGGAACGGCCGCTCAGTACGGAACCGTTGAGAGTGCAACTCTTATAGTCTGGTCTGACTATTTCTTGGCAGCTAACCTCATCATCAAG AATACTGCTCCTATGCCGAAACCAGGTGCACAAGGACAAGCTCTAGCTATGAGGATCAACGGTGACAAGGCAGCTTTTTACAGCTGTAAATTCTACGGTTTTCAAGATACTCTTTGCGACGACAAAGGCAACCATTTCTTTAAGGACTGTTACATCGAAGGAACCTATGATTTTATCTTCGGAAGAGGAGCTTCCTTGTACTTG aACACGCAATTACACGCTGTTGGAGATGGATTAAGAGTGATCACGGCACAAGCTCGACAAAGTGATACCGAGCAAAACGGATACACGTTCGTGCACTGCAAAATCACTGGGACCGGAACCGGAATTTATTTGGGCCGGTCTTGGATGAGCCATCCAAAAGTTATCTATGCTTTTACAGAGATGAGTAGCGTGGTCAATCCAGCTGGCTGGAGGGAAAACTTCAACCGCGGCTATGACAA GACGGTGTTCTATGGAGAATACAAGTGTTTCGGACCAGGTTCACACCAAGAGAAGAGAGTGCCTTACACACAAGATGTTGATCAAAACGAAGTTAGGCCTTTCCTCACTCTTGGTTACATCAAGGGTTCCACTTGGCTACTTCCTCCACCTAAATACTGA